Below is a genomic region from Miniphocaeibacter halophilus.
TTAGAAGAAGAAAAAAAGGAGGTAAAGAATAATGGATAAAATTATAATAGATGGTTTATCATTTGCTTTACCACTTTTTATAATGGCAATAGGTGGAATTTATAGTGAAAGAAGTGGAATTACAAATTTAGCCCTAGAAGGATTACAAGGGTTTGGTGCCTTTGGTGGTGCATTAGTTGCGGTATATATTACAAAAAATATGGGAATAAGCGATAATACAGCCTATTACATTGCAATACTTGTAGCAATATTAACGGGTATGCTCTACTCTATGTTACATGCTTTACTATGTATAAAATTTAAGGCTAATCAAGTTATTTCAGGAGTTGTAATAAATATTTTAGCAATGGCATTAACGTCATTTTTAACAAAATTAATAAATAAAACGGTCTTTAATACTCCATCAGATAAATTTGTACTAGCTGTTTCCGACAGAATTACAATACCGGTACTTTCAAAAATTCCTATACTCGGGGCAGTTTTTACTAAGATTTATCCCTTTGAAATAATTATTATTGCAGTTGCCATAATCGCTTGGTATATATTGTATAAAACAAGCTTTGGCTTACATTTAAGGGCAGCCGGAGAAAACCCTAATTCAGTAGATGCAGCCGGAATAAATGTAAATAGAACAAGATTTGTAGCGGTTTTATTTTCAGGAGCCTTATCAGGACTTGCAGGTATAAGTTTTGCATACTCAATTTCTGCTAATTTCTCTGGAAACATTTATGTAGGCTATGGTTACTTATCAATAGCTGCCTTAATATTTGGAAATTGGAAGATAATTCCAACATTAGGAGCTTGTTTGCTATTTGGTTTTGCTAAGTCTACAGGTTATGAAATAATACAAATCCTTAAATTGCCAAGTTCCTATTCAGACTTAATAATGA
It encodes:
- a CDS encoding ABC transporter permease, which translates into the protein MDKIIIDGLSFALPLFIMAIGGIYSERSGITNLALEGLQGFGAFGGALVAVYITKNMGISDNTAYYIAILVAILTGMLYSMLHALLCIKFKANQVISGVVINILAMALTSFLTKLINKTVFNTPSDKFVLAVSDRITIPVLSKIPILGAVFTKIYPFEIIIIAVAIIAWYILYKTSFGLHLRAAGENPNSVDAAGINVNRTRFVAVLFSGALSGLAGISFAYSISANFSGNIYVGYGYLSIAALIFGNWKIIPTLGACLLFGFAKSTGYEIIQILKLPSSYSDLIMILPYVVTLLLLVFFSKHNRAPAALGEIYDKGKR